Below is a window of Poecile atricapillus isolate bPoeAtr1 chromosome 2, bPoeAtr1.hap1, whole genome shotgun sequence DNA.
CGgcatcagaattttaaaaaatccgTGCAATTTTGTTGCCAGTCAGCTCTCCTTTGTTTGCCGGTACGGATCAATGTGATGGATGCCGTCATGACAGCTGTCCCACGGCAGAGAGGGAGAGCAGTGTGAAGCAGAAGAACCTCTCAGATCCCTGTCGTTTGACCGGCTGTCGCCAGCCCGGCAGCGCCGTGGCTCCTCCCGGCTGGCCGggaccagcccagcccctggaCAGCGCTGGGGGCTCCGCTCCCCTCCCGCTGCCACCGCCTGCCCTCCTGCACGCCTCCAAACAGCTGCGAGAAAACAGCCTTGTAGTGCCAGTGAGCTGGAGTCTTAGAGGGATTAACCCCTCTGGTAGCTGACTTCACAAAGGCTGAAAGTGCCTCAGGGGGAGTGGAGGACGGTACAGGAATGGGACTGTGACTACATGGAGAACGAGTTCTGGGGCTGCCGCTCACCCACGCTCTGCTCCACTCACCCTTTTGCGGGGGACCATGGAGAGCAGGTGCTGAGATCGAGTGCTtggcagaagcagcagtggGCTGGAGAAGATGGAGAATGGCACAGCAGACGAGCAGAACCAGACTGGGCTGCCACTATCGAGCCAGGAGGTCATTACAGCTGAATACCAAGTGGTTACCATCCTCTTGGTCCTCCTCATCTGCGGGCTGGGCATCGTGGGCAACATCATGGTGGTCTTGGTGGTCCTCAGAACCAAGCACATGAGAACTCCCACTAACTGCTATCTGGTGAGCCTGGCTGTGGCAGATCTCATGGTGCTTGTGGCTGCAGGACTACCCAACATCACAGAGAGCCTGTACAGGTCCTGGGTGTACGGCTACGTCGGGTGTCTCTGCATCACTTACCTTCAGTACCTGGGAATCAACGCTTCTTCTTTTTCCATCGCTGCCTTCACCATTGAGAGGTACATAGCCATCTGCCACCCAATCAAAGCTCAATTCCTATGCACTTTTTCAAGAGCCAAAAAgatcattatttttgtttgggcTTTCACCTCCATATACTGTATGCTCTGGTTTTTCTTGCTAGACCTTAATACAGTAGCCTACAAAGAGACTACTGTTGTGTCCTGTGGCTACAAGGTCTCCAGGAGCTATTACTCTCCTATCTACATGATGGACTTTGGTATCTTTTATGTTGTGCCAATGGTATTGGCGACTGTCCTCTATGGCCTGATTGCTAGAATACTGTTCCTGAACCCCATCCCTTCAGACCCAAAAGAAAACTCAAAGACCTGGAGGGATGATGTGGCTCACCAAAGCAAGCCTGTGAATTCCAAGATGACTAACAGGAGTTTCAATAGCACTATTGCTTCTCGAAGGCAGGTAGGAACAATATTTGAAACGGCTTTCTAAAACCTAAACCACTTGTTTTAAAGCTCACTTGTCTGAAGCTGTGGAAAGAGGtaaaatatattctttcttttttctaagTAGTCAAGTTTAAAATCAGTGATACACATATACATAAGAAAACATATCTTTTCTTGCCTGTACATTATTACCTACTGCATGGaccaaaaaaaggaaacagtattttattttttttaaatttttattttattacaccAGAAAGCAATTTAGGAAGTGACAATTatgaaggaaacatttttaatttttttttttttgtattacaGCATGTTAGTAACCTTGTCAAATATACCAAGTGACTCTTGACTTATTTTTGATATTTGAGAGGAGGGAGCTTGCCTGGGAGTTTGGGAGACTTGAGTTTGAGTCCTAGCTACAGCACTATGTCACTCAGCAAATGCAGTCAAGCTGTAAATTTTCCTGTCTCTAATTCTCCTGTGAAAAGTCTCTTTAAGGAAGTCTGTATATAAATTGTTTTGTAAATGCTAAatacctttgtttttctttctctcataaaatatttcatgtattGATGGTTCAAGACTGAGGCATAGGTTTCACTAGCTTCTTTTTATATTGTTGCATATGTATGCTGCTGTGTGTAATTATACCAGTGGAATGTGGTTAGTAGATTAATTGCTGGCTATTTGCAGTAAACCACACCGTGTGCAACAGGTAGCACAGCTGGTGCAGTGATGGGAAACACAGGGTGCATCTTTTGCAGCTGTCTCTGGGGGATATTCTTCTTATTCTTTATATTCTTCTTATTTTGTGTCAATTGCTACTGTTTATGAGAGAGACCATGTTCTCTTATCACAGAGATGGCAAAGACCTCAAAAGTTAACTGAGCTGCCTTCTACAGCACCGAGCCCCCAGAGAGCACTAGAGCTATGCTTGGAAACACACAACAGAAATAAGTGGGCTAGGTGACATTTAATTATGCTGCCAATTATAGTTAATAGTCAGAAAGGAAGTGTTTaatgttgcttttctttgtcCATTTGTCCACTTTTTGCTTGATTACATGTGCTTAGTATCACTTGAAAAGCAGACAAATCTTTCACACTGAACACTAATAAATATGGACACTGTTATATTATGAAGATTATAATGTGATATATGTCTTGTAAAGACAGCAAGACTTTCTCTAAAAGCATGAGCAATCTGCTTAAAGCAGCCTCATTTTAAGTAAAGCTAGAATTTGCATATAGTACAACACGGGATGCAAAACAAGGATAGCGTGGCATAATGAATAATCTTTTTTGCATAATAGCAGCATGCAAAAGATAGGCAGTGgtgtaaaatgagaaaaaacaagTACATATTCAAAAACATCTAGAATCTCAACAGTTTGTAAGACATGAAAGGGAAAAGTTCTTGCCATGCTGATGAGGACATGGATAGCTGACAATACAGTCTGGCCTGACAGTGAGTCCTGCTGAAATGTGAAACTGTGTGTCTTCTCAGACCTGTGTTTGTGTTGCAGGGATTGAGTAGTGGACAATATCCAGCATGTCATCTGTAGAAAAGGTGACTGAAAATCTGGTGTGCACTTCCTACTTCTGTAGCACTTCTCATATTTATCCAAGAACATTTctataaaattaaatgtatcCA
It encodes the following:
- the TRHR gene encoding thyrotropin-releasing hormone receptor, which codes for MENGTADEQNQTGLPLSSQEVITAEYQVVTILLVLLICGLGIVGNIMVVLVVLRTKHMRTPTNCYLVSLAVADLMVLVAAGLPNITESLYRSWVYGYVGCLCITYLQYLGINASSFSIAAFTIERYIAICHPIKAQFLCTFSRAKKIIIFVWAFTSIYCMLWFFLLDLNTVAYKETTVVSCGYKVSRSYYSPIYMMDFGIFYVVPMVLATVLYGLIARILFLNPIPSDPKENSKTWRDDVAHQSKPVNSKMTNRSFNSTIASRRQVTKMLAVVVILFAFLWMPYRTLVVVNSFLSRPFQENWFLLFCRICIYLNSAINPVIYNLMSQKFRAAFRKLCKYQQKQEKKPASYSMALNYNVIKDSDHFSTELEDITNTYLSSAKLSIGDTCLSSKVTVNTCQCLLWSPPQGEHVVVHLAVHVAVHVAVHVAVHVAVCVAVHVAALPPLLLDSHMATLYPCPKLLYLVQLGPEEEDDIRTSM